The following coding sequences are from one Triticum dicoccoides isolate Atlit2015 ecotype Zavitan chromosome 4A, WEW_v2.0, whole genome shotgun sequence window:
- the LOC119287761 gene encoding uncharacterized protein LOC119287761 codes for MEAARYGPWSDLPPELLGLVLKRLPSLADRVRLRAVCHPWRSNGLLQQLPIPFPWLTLPDGTFFSIPGGEVHRMPIPDGARCCGAIDNWLFLMSSDDTCTLMNPFSKTTFELPNLVAVWRREAHYESDPKQLLYKLVTPSALDISPDSLIAALTKDGGNGTLCISQPPIATYMVQGNRKPLPHLFDVAFFDGKLYAVSVFGKLFSLKFRNNLGSKPKIKCVIESLGDCRGGPECIPREEVCTYRLYLVECGGRLLMVRRFIRHIGPLSRDYVFENMQTGGFVVLEADLGSNPCRWRRISELGALFIGQHGSKSMPARECSGSEEDCIYFICDYPHPKYFSSPFRDWCVQHAK; via the coding sequence ATGGAGGCTGCGCGGTATGGACCTTGGTCAGATCTTCCGCCGGAACTCCTGGGCCTTGTCCTCAAGCGCCTCCCTTCGCTAGCTGACCGTGTTCGTCTGAGAGCAGTCTGTCACCCATGGCGCTCTAATGGTCTGCTGCAACAGCTTCCCATCCCATTCCCGTGGCTCACCCTTCCTGATGGTACCTTCTTCAGCATCCCAGGAGGCGAGGTTCACCGCATGCCTATACCAGATGGTGCTAGATGTTGTGGTGCCATCGACAACTGGTTATTCCTCATGAGCAGTGATGACACATGCACGTTGATGAACCCTTTCTCCAAGaccacgttcgagcttcctaatctgGTCGCAGTTTGGCGGCGTGAGGCGCATTATGAATCTGATCCTAAGCAACTTTTGTACAAGTTGGTCACACCCTCAGCCCTGGACATATCACCTGATTCCCTCATTGCGGCATTGACCAAGGATGGTGGCAATGGTACACTTTGCATTAGCCAGCCACCGATTGCCACTTACATGGTACAGGGCAATAGGAAGCCATTGCCGCACCTATTTGATGTTGCCTTCTTTGATGGAAAGTTGTACGCGGTGTCTGTCTTTGGCAAGCTCTTCAGCCTTAAGTTTCGCAACAACCTTGGTAGTAAGCCGAAGATCAAATGCGTAATTGAGTCTTTGGGTGACTGTCGTGGAGGACCAGAATGCATTCCCAGAGAGGAAGTGTGTACATACAGGTTATATCTAGTTGAATGTGGTGGTAGACTGTTGATGGTTAGACGATTTATTCGTCACATAGGCCCTCTCTCTAGGGATTATGTGTTTGAAAATATGCAGACTGGTGGGTTTGTTGTCCTCGAGGCAGACTTGGGCTCCAACCCTTGCCGATGGAGAAGGATCAGTGAGTTGGGTGCTCTCTTTATTGGCCAGCATGGCTCCAAGTCTATGCCTGCTAGAGAATGCAGCGGATCTGAAGAAGATTGCATCTACTTCATTTGTGACTATCCCCATCCAAAGTATTTTTCGAGTCCATTTCGCGACTGGTGTGTACAACATGCGAAATGA